cctcatcttggctcactgcaacctctaccttctgggttcaagcaattccctgcctcagcctcctgagtagttgggattacaggtgcgcaccaccacacccagctaatttttttgtatctttagtagagatagggtttcaccattttggccaggctggtctcaaactcctgaccttgagtgatcctcctgccttggcctcccaaagtgcgggattacaaataggcatgagccactgcacccggccccaatgTACTTTAAATAaaccatctcaaaagaaaaacaaaagcaaaataaataaagcaatagaATTAAACAATAACTTGGTAAACATTATCAATGTAACCATGAGGGACATTAATAGGAATGAAATACTTTCCAGGATTACAGTACTTACATTCTCAAAAATTTTCTATTGAAGTCTGTCTCCAAAACCTGAACCACGGGGAACAGTAGGACTGAAAACCATAAGGTTGACCTTGGGCGGCCACTCTCCGAAGTAGGATCTCCTTTGCTGCAAGTGAGACCAGATCCCACTACGCTGAGGCACACCAGCGTGGGCTTGCCCAGCGTGCATGAGCCCTCGGTGAGCGGCACCAAGCACTGCAGCGTCGTGTACAGCAGCAACGTTAGCACCAACAGGCTGGACACCACTCAGATGGCAATGATCAGGTACACGTTGACATCCACCAGCGCTGCCTCCTGGACCTCGATGCCCGCCAACGCGTGCGATGAGACTTTCCTCGCCTATCTGCTCTCCGCCAGCGACACAACCACGGTGACTGTGGCAGTCAGCGCCAGCTCGCTGTGGTCCTTCACCAGCACCAGCAGGCGGTGGCGCGTAACTTTCGCTTCGTTCAGGGTACTCGTGCTGATCTCGCCCATGCACAGCCCCACGTGGAACGGGTGCTGCCAGTTGACAGATGCAGCTCTTGTGACAACCAGACGTCGTAGCTGGAGTCCACCCCGCGCACCTTCGCCACCACGTGGCCTGCACCCACTGAATGAGGGACCAGCTCACTCACAGCGCCGCCAGCCCACCCAAGGCGCCAGCAGCGCCCACAAAGTTGTCGTTCCAGCACTAATACCTGCAGCGTCACGCTGCTGCCCAGAGGCGGCATGCCAGCTTCGCGCGCTCTCACCTGGAACTGCAGCAGCTCCAGCTCCTCGTGGTCCAGTCGCTGGAGCGCGTACAACTTGCCGCTCTCCGCGTGCACCGACACATAGCTAGACAGCGCGCGCTCATCCACCCGCTGTTCCATCAACAGCACATTCTCCTGCGCGTACCGGTCCCGCGCGGACACTGTGAAGCCGTGACAGCCCCGCGGGTTGTTATCTTTTACGAACACCATGTACTCGGGCTGCCTGAACGCCGGTGCGTTGTGGTTCACTGTTCGGTCACTTCCACGGACCTGATGGCTGTGGCTCACAATGAAAGCGAGTCCCCATTCTGCGCGATTACCACCAATTGATAGATTTGCTCTCTTCCGTCCAGGGCGCTGTGGAGCACCAACGAATAGGTTCTTGGCAGGGCCTATTGAAGGTGGACACCAGCTTGAAGAGACGTGAGGCGTCAGGGTTCGGGTCACCTGTCCCTTGGCACTGAAGTTGGGGTCAGTTACACTGATTAGGGCTATGACGGTACTCAGCGGAGCGTCCTCCTGTACAGGGAATGATAGCGACTTACTGCTAACTCTGGAACACTATCATTGATGTCCAAGACTTCTATCAAGTCTGTGCAGTGACCAAACAATGGGGAATTACCTTTGTCAACTGCCTGTATTTGAATCTTTCATTATTTAGTTTCCTCGAAACCTAtctttacatttacttttatttcttcactgTCTGAATCTATGCGAAAAAGGGCTTCTATGTTAGGGAAGACATCAGTTGCAAAGAAACAATGTGGCTGTTTGAACCCTCGTTCAAATCCAAGGGGTTAAGTCTAATAACCAGTGTACTTTCGCCTGCATTTTCCAGTAATTTCATACGATAGACTGCTTTGTCAAACACTGGGCATCATCATTTACATCCAGTGCTGTGATATGTAATGCTTTGGTGCCTGTCAGCTCAGCTTTGCCCCCATCAGTTGCTTTGAGCACCAAGAGTAGCTCTGAAGTAACTTATCTatctgaaagaatttttaaaatacaccttCGAGTGGTTTTACCTGCTCTTGGTTGGTATTTCCAGGGAAAAATAATCATTGGGGTACAGTATGTAAGTCATCAGAGCATTGGCCTTGATATCGGCATCCCAGACATCCTCTAGTGAAACACGAGAATCAAGAGTCCTAGTTTCAGAAATAGATTCTTTTGTGTTGCTGAGAACACTGGCAGGTTGTCTTCAATGTTCTTCACTTTCACCTCCACATGGAAAACCTGTAGCAACTTGTCCACGATCACCTCCAGGTGGATGCTGCACTCCGAGATCCTCCCACAGAGAACTCACAAAAATGCCATTCTGCAGATTTACCTCCAGAAGGTCCCTGCAGCCTTTGGAATCCAACTGAAACAGGTGAAGTATCAGCTCCACCAGCTCCAGACCCAGGTCCGGCGCGATACGGCCCACGAAGATGCCATGTGCAGTCCTTGGCCTCTTCCAGGATGGTATAGTGGAGTTGGTCCTTCCCCCCTTCACAAAATTCAGGGAGCAGAAGCCAATGCTGTAGGCTCCGGGATTCCTGGCCACTTAGTCTGGCAGCTGTTATCATGCCTCTCTTTTGGTTAGTAAAACAATATTTCATGACTAGAAAGACTTAGTTCCTCTGAGACCTTTGGATTCCTTGTTCCTGAGGTTCCACATGATCTTAATGGGTGTTTGTAGTTTTTAAAGCACGGGAACAATGGAGCTTCTTTCTGATCTAAGAATAATCtgattttcttctgttaaaaaatacttttcttggaGAACAACAATATCCTGTGGCTCAAAACATAAGTGCATTTGGTTTCGTATTATTTCACTTACCTTCTTCCTTCCTGATTCCTGCGTATGTTTATGTTTacgatttctttctttctttctttcttttttttttttttttttttagacggagtctcattctgttgcccaggctggagtgcagtggcacgatttcggctcactgcaagctctgcctcccgggttcatgccattctcctgcctcagcttcccgagtagctgggactacaggcacccaccaccacacccggccaattttttgtatttttcagtagagacgaggtttcaccgttttagccaggatggtctccatctcctgaccttgtgatccaccagcctcggctggaattacaggcgtgagccgccgcgcctggcctgtttacGTTTTTCTTTGTGAGCTTTCAACTCCTTTCCTATACTTTCTTGTGTGTGATCAGTACCTCTTCAAAGGTGAGTTTGTCTTACAAATCAGAATTCCAGGAAGAGTTTTATCTTGTATGTAGACATCTTAAATAAAGTACTACTGCACCAACTGTATTATCATGTGAATTAATACGAAAAAAGATCATATTTGCAGGATACTGATGTTactattgcttttgcttttttcagtttttgaaatagggtctcactttgtcatccaggctggagtgcagtggcataatcatgggtcactgcagccttgacctcctgggctcaagccatcctccctcctcacccaCCCAAGTAGCACTACAGTAGGGACTaaaggcataaaccaccatgcctggcttatatacacataagtacatatatatatgtaaggagagcccatcatatatttatatatatatatacacacacacacacacacacacagtacaaggtatccctacgttgcccaggttggtcttgaactcccggcctcaagcaatcctcccaccttgcctcccaaaatgctgtgattacaggtgtgagccaccatgcctggccttaaatgaGTATTGATGGAGAGATTAATGCACCTGTATACCTGAGACTTTTACAATTGATATGAGTTTTTACTAAGTTTTTTATATTATAAGACATtcgggaggatttttttttcaaatatcagagggggaagtatatattttataaacctATTTGATATAATAACAAATACACGTCTAAACTCTGCATTAACTTAGCATCTATAATTTCTAACAGCTGGAGACGGGGCATGGAGAGTATTAACACTGAAAGAATGCCATGCTTAAATTCTTgccacagttttttgtttgttttgttttgttttgttttgtttggtgttCCTAAACTTGaacaataattttaacttttatttgaagCTATTTGTGAAGCACGTACTGAGTAACAAATTCAATCTCCATActcaaagagaaagggaaagaaaaaaatcattactaAGAGCCATAGGCAAGATGATAAATTCATGGCATTGGTGTTCGGTAACACTAgaattaacaaattttttttaaaaatgaaatcatgggtATCAGGTAACAACCAATTTCAGGAAAACACAATTGATAGTGTAGTTTTGTCACTATGCAACTAAATTAGCTTTCATTTCTGAGTATATATCATCCAACCCTACCCTGTTTAAGATGACTAGAGAAGCTATTAAACTGCAATATATCAGATCAGTAGAAaacattaatttaattttctcctCAAACTTTTAATATTCATCTGTACTAAAGTATTTTcaatctcaaaattaaaagtgttcaaattctcttcatttttaagcATAAGCATGGCTCCTTCCTCAAAGTGAAAGAGCTAATACGTGAATATCATAAGCAATGCCTAATACTGATAAAGGAGCAGATAATGAAGAACTACTggataaaattatgtaaataactgaaacatacattttcttttgctaaatGAATAATACACGCTGACACAGATAACACTATAActaaaataaagatggaaaacatttttaaaattcaaagcaTTTAACTTAATTGCTAAGATAAAGACATTTTTACCAATGAACTGCCCACCTACTTACTGCACTAttaaggaaaagctgtaatcactGAACATAGAAATCTGCTATGGCAGTATAAGCTATGGTACACTACACATATTCTATGCATGGGGGAAAACACAGTTTCACTTAAGAGATACAGATCAGTGAAATTTTTTTGTTAATGCAAATACAATCAAATCAAAATTTAGATTGGAAATGAAATAACATGAAGTACTAACCTTACAAATACTTGTAATAAAAAGTGATTATGAAAGTGAATCATCAGAACTGCAACCTACATCACATATCTGTATTGGAAAATATTAGTGTATtcagaataaattattattttaaaaaatttaagtaccAATCAATGGCTGACACACTGGAtaggataaaaatatttaaaaactcctggaataaattatattacaaaggtATCACTAGAAATATTCCAGCATAAATGGaatgtaaacaaaaatgaaatattctgatatatatttgagaaaatgCGGTAAGAGAAAGTATTATTCATAaagcacaaaaagaaaatgaaaacgtAATAACCCACCTTCCTAGAATGGTCTCCTCCAATAGACTGATCTTCCCCGTCCACATCTACCACTGGGCACGGTGGAAGGCTGGGGCTGAAGGCCATGAGGTCAGTCTTGGgcgggggcaggggcgggggcgggggcgggggcgggcccTCCCCAGAACACACCCTCTGCCGCCTCTGCTGCGAGTAAGGCCAGCTCCCCATCGCGCTAGAGCACATCAATGTGGGCTTCACCTGCCCACGTGCGCTCTCGGTGGGCTCTGCGGAGCACCGCAGTGCAGTGTACAGCAGCAGCGTGAGCACCAGCAAGCTGGACACCGCGCAGATGGCAATGATCAGGTACACGTTGACGTCCACCAGGGCCACCTCGGGCGCTACGCCCACTGAAGCCCGCGACGAGGCCTTGGGTGCCTGGCTACCCTCCACAAGCGACACAAGCACAGTGGCCGTGGCCGTCAGCGCCGGTTCGCCGTGGTCCTTTACCAGCACCAGTAGGCGCTGGTGTGGCAAGTCATCCTCATCTAGAGTGCGCGTCGTACTGATCTCGCCCGTGTACAGCCCCACGCGGAACGGGATGCGTGTGCCAACCGCTGCCAACTGCAATTCATAAGACAGCCACGCGTTGTATCCCGAGTCAGCGTCCACTGCGCGCACTTTCGCCACTACATGACCCGCACCCACCGACCTTAGCACCAGTTCACTGACTGCACCTCCCGTGCTGCCAGCGGGAGACACCAGCAGCGCGGGAGCGTTGTCGTTCTCGTCCAGCACGAACACCTGCAGCGTCACGTTGCTGCCCAGAGACGGCACGCCAGCGTCACGCGCGCTCACCTGGAACTGCAGCAGCTCCAGCTCCTCGTGGTCCAGCGGTTGCAGCGCGTACACTTTGCCGCTCTCCGAGTGCACCGATACGTAGCTCGACAGCGCGCGCTCGCCCACCCGCCGCTCCACCAGCGAGTAGGACACCAGCGCGTTCTCCTGCGCGTCCGCGTCCCGCGCAGACACCGTGAAGATGTGGCAGCCCGGCGGGTTGTTCTCCTTCACGAACACCGTGTACTCGGACTGCGCAAACGCCGGCGCGTTGTCGTTCACGTCGGCCACCTCCACGGACACGCTGGCCGTGGCCCACAGCGAAGGCGAGCCTCCGTCCCGCGCGGTCACCACCAACTCATAGGCCGACACTCTCTCACGGTCCAGGGCGCTGTCCAGCACCAACGAGTAGTAATTCTTGTAGGTGGACACCAGCTTGAAGGGGACGTGGGGCGTCAGAGAGCAGGTGACCTGTCCGTTGGCTCCTGAATCATGGTCAGAAACCCTGATCAGGGCAATGACGGCGCCCACTTGAGCATCTTCTTTcactgggagagacagagaagtgACAATCACCTCAGGTGAATTATCATTTTCATCCAGTAGTTCCACTAGGACTGTGCAGTGACCAACCATAGGTGGGTTTCCCTTATCTGTAACATCTACATGAATTTCATAAGTGTTACTCTCCTCAAAGTCAATAGcatcatttacttttatttctcccGTCCTTTCGTTTATCCAAAACTTCCTTCTTATCGTGGGTGGGACCAAAGGGCTAAATGAATACATCATTTCCTTGTTTATTCCTTCATCCGAATCAGAAGCGTTGAGCCATATAACTGATGTTTGGTTCACTTGATTTTCATACATCTTAACTTCATAAACCGGTCTGTCAAAGATAGGGGCGTTATCATTGGCATCTAACACCAGGATCAGCAAAGAAACAGATCCGGTAAATTCAGGTTTGCCTCCATCAGTTGCTGTCAATAACAACTTTAGCTGAGGATTTTCTTCACGATCCAGCAGCTTCCGCAGAACAAGCACTGGgaatttgtctttgtcttttttgtttatagTATCAAGAACAAAATACTCATTTGGACTGAGTTCGTAAGTAAGCAATGCGTTCTCTCCAACATCCGCATCAGATGCGCCTTCTAGTGGAAATCGAGAGTCAAGCAGTCTGGATTCAGGTATTGAGAGCTTTTGTTCTGTTACGGAGAACCTGGGCGGGTTGTCATTAATGTCCTTCACTTCCACGTCCACATGGAAAACCTGCAGTGGCCTGTCCACGATTACCTCCAGGTGGATGCTGCACTCCGCGCTCCTCCCGCACAGCTCCTCGCGGTCTATCCGAGAATTCACAAACAAAATGCCATTCTGCAGATTTACCTCCAGAAGGTCCCCGTGTGTTTTGGACGCCACCCGGAACAGGCGCGGCACCAGCTCcgccagctccagccccaggtccTGCGTGATACGGCCCACGAAGGAGCCGTGTTTGGCCTCCTCGTAGACGGAGTAGTGGAGCTGGCCGCTCCCCACTTCCCAGGCTGCGAGGAGAAGAAGCGAGAGCAGCGGACACTGGACCTCCAGGCAGGAAACCATCTTATGCTTCTCTTGTTTTACAAATCGACGAATCAGCGGTCTAGAATGCACATACGATCTGACATTTTCTGTCCTATTTCTTACATCTATTTTTTATCAAAATGGCTGAGATCTCAGAATGAAGCTACTTCCTAGTCCTTGAGAAACTGGCAGATGCCGCTGTTCTAAAAAGCTATTTTGTGGACCACAGCGACATCCGGTGGCTTTAGGTGTAAGTACAAGTCCATGAGTTCACAACTTTTCTTTCATtcgtgtgttcttttttttttaaggtatttttatgTCTATGAACTTTCAAAGCCTCACATTACGTCTCttcatagttaataataataaatgttgatCCCACGtgcaatgttttcttaaatgtagAATCTCAGAGTAGTGATTTCTTCCCTAACCACATAATTATAAATACCTGAATTTCAA
The Chlorocebus sabaeus isolate Y175 chromosome 23, mChlSab1.0.hap1, whole genome shotgun sequence DNA segment above includes these coding regions:
- the LOC103245175 gene encoding protocadherin alpha-10 isoform X4; the protein is MVSCLEVQCPLLSLLLLAAWEVGSGQLHYSVYEEAKHGSFVGRITQDLGLELAELVPRLFRVASKTHGDLLEVNLQNGILFVNSRIDREELCGRSAECSIHLEVIVDRPLQVFHVDVEVKDINDNPPRFSVTEQKLSIPESRLLDSRFPLEGASDADVGENALLTYELSPNEYFVLDTINKKDKDKFPVLVLRKLLDREENPQLKLLLTATDGGKPEFTGSVSLLILVLDANDNAPIFDRPVYEVKMYENQVNQTSVIWLNASDSDEGINKEMMYSFSPLVPPTIRRKFWINERTGEIKVNDAIDFEESNTYEIHVDVTDKGNPPMVGHCTVLVELLDENDNSPEVIVTSLSLPVKEDAQVGAVIALIRVSDHDSGANGQVTCSLTPHVPFKLVSTYKNYYSLVLDSALDRERVSAYELVVTARDGGSPSLWATASVSVEVADVNDNAPAFAQSEYTVFVKENNPPGCHIFTVSARDADAQENALVSYSLVERRVGERALSSYVSVHSESGKVYALQPLDHEELELLQFQVSARDAGVPSLGSNVTLQVFVLDENDNAPALLVSPAGSTGGAVSELVLRSVGAGHVVAKVRAVDADSGYNAWLSYELQLAAVGTRIPFRVGLYTGEISTTRTLDEDDLPHQRLLVLVKDHGEPALTATATVLVSLVEGSQAPKASSRASVGVAPEVALVDVNVYLIIAICAVSSLLVLTLLLYTALRCSAEPTESARGQVKPTLMCSSAMGSWPYSQQRRQRVCSGEGPPPPPPPPLPPPKTDLMAFSPSLPPCPVVDVDGEDQSIGGDHSRKPRQPNPDWRYSASLRAGMHSSVHLEEAGVLRAGPGGPDQQWPTVSSATPEPEAGEVSPPVGAGVNSNSWTFKYGPGNPKQSGPGELPDKFIIPGSPAIISIRQEPTNNQIDKSDFITFGKKEETKKKKKKKKGNKTQEKKEKGNSTTDNSDQ